The DNA region CGGCCCAAGAATCCGGATGTGCGATTGACCCCGGAGCGGACGCCGGATGAGCACGCCGACGCCGTGATCGCGTTGCTCGAAAGCCGGGAGAGGTGAGCGACGAGCACGAGCTCGCCGCCCGGTTGGCGACCGAGGCGGGCGACCTGCTGCTCGATGTCCGGGAAGAACTCGCCGAGGCGACCGCCGAGGAGAGAAAAGCCGCGGGGGACAAGCGCTCCCACGACTTCCTGATGGCGGCGCTGAGCGCGGAACGCCCGGATGACGCGGTGCTTTCCGAAGAAGGTGTCGACGATCCGGTGCGGTTGGCCGCGCACCGGGTCTGGATCGTCGATCCGCTCGACGGCACGCGGGAGTTCTCCGAGTTGGGCCGGGCGGACTGGGCGGTGCATGTGGCGCTGTGGGAGCGCAACGGCACTGGCGGCGAGTTGATCGCCGGCGCCGTCGCCCTACCGGCGCAGGGGATGACCCTGGCCACGCCGACGGTTGCCGCCCCGCCCGCCGCGCCCGAGGCTCCGCGGATCGTGGTGTCGCGGACCCGTCCGCCCGCCGTGGCGCTGGAGGTTCGTGACGCGCTCAACGGAGTTCTTGTCGAAATGGGTTCCGCGGGAGCCAAAGTCGCCTCGGTCGTGCAGGGACTCTCGGATGTGTACGTGCACGCCGGCGGCCAGTACGAATGGGACTCCGCGGCCCCTGTCGCGGTCGCCCGGGCGGCCGGGCTGCACACCTCCCGCATCGACGGGTCTCCGCTGATCTACAACCAGCGCGACTCGAAGTTGCCCGACCTGATCGTCTGCCGTCCCGAGTACGCCGATGCCGTTCTGGCGGTCACCGCGCGCTGATCCGGTCGGCGACCGCGCGCCAGGATCCTGACGACGACTGTCATCACCCGCAGTAGGCTTCGGGTGTGTCTGATCTCAATACGTTGCGTGCGATGTCCGGCCTTCCCCTCGAACCGGTGGGCCTGGCCGATTCTGCCCTTGTGCTGATCGACTGCCAGAACACCTACACCCGAGGGGTGATGGAACTCGAGGGTGTGCAGGCGGCCCTCGACGAGGCCGCGGCCCTGCTCGACCGGGCGCGAACAGCGGGTATCCCCGTCATCCACATCCAGCACGATGACGGCGGCGGGCTCTATGACATCGCAGGAGAGAGCGGAGCGATCGTCGCGCAGGTCGCCCCGCGTGATGCCGAGCCGGTCGTCGTCAAGAACTATCCGAACTCGTTTGTGAAGACCGAGCTCGACGGGCTCCTCAAGACCGTCGATGCCTCGAACCTGGTGCTGGCTGGGTTCATGACACACATGTGTGTGAACTCCACCGCCCGCGGCGCCTTCAACCTGGGGTATTCGCCCACGGTGGTGGCGGCGGCGACGGCGACCCGCGCCCTGCCGGGCGTGGGGGAGGACGCGGTCCCGGCCGCGGCCATGCAGAGCGCCAGCCTCGCGGCCATGGCCGACCTGTTTGCCGTGGTGGTTGCGGGCTCGGCGGACATACCCGACTAGCCTGGGCGTATGCGGATGTCGGCCAAGGCGGAGTATGCCGTCCGGGCGATGGTCCAGCTGGCCACGGTCGACGACGGCACCGTCGTCAAGACCGACGATCTGGCGAAGGCCCAGGGCATCCCAGCGCAGTTCCTCGTCGACATCCTTTCCGACCTGCGCACCGACCGTCTGGTGCGCAGCCACCGCGGCCGCGAGGGCGGCTACGAGCTGGCGAGAGCCGCGGCCGAGATCAGCATCGCCGATGTATTGCGTTGCATCGACGGGCCGCTGGCCAGCGTTCGCGACATCGGTCTGGGCGACCTGCCGTACGCGGGTCCCACGGCGGCGTTGACCGACGTGTGGCGGGCGCTAAGGGCCAGCATGCGGTCGGTGCTCGAGCAGACCACCCTCGCCGACGTCGCTGCCGGTGCGCTCCCCGAGCACGTGTGCGTCCTGGCCGACGACTACCGCGGTCAGGAGGAAGCGCGCGGGCATTCGATCGGTTAGATGTGGGTCCAGGGAGGTAGTGGTGTTCGACTTTCGAGATCTGGCAGTTCCGGTCCTCGTCGCGCCGATGGCAGGTGGGCCGTCCACCCCTGAGTTGGTGGCTGCGGCCGCCGACGCGGGTGGCATGGGGTTCGTGCCGGCCGGTTATCTCACCGCCGAGGTGTTCGCCGAGCGGGTGCAGGCGGCGCAGCGCCTGACCACCGGACCGGTCGGTGCCAATCTTTTTGCGCCACAACCCAGTGCGGCCACCGCCGCCGCCATCACGGCTTACGCCGAGGCGCTGGCCCCGGAGGCGCACCGCTACGACGTCGCCCTCGGGGAGCCCCGCTTCGACGATGACGACTGGGAGGCCAAGCTCGAGGTGCTGCTGGACCTGCGGCCTGCAGTCGCGTCGTTCACGTTCGGTCTGCCGAGTGCCGACGAACGGCGTCGGCTCACCGACGCGGGGATCACCACCGTCGGCACGGTGACGTCGGTGGCCGAGGCCGAACTCGCGGTCGGGTGCGGCGTCGACGTCGTGGTCGCGCAGGGCCCGTCGGCGGGTGGGCACCGCGGCACGTTCGACCCGACCGCATCCCCCGCAGAGGAACCGTTGGACGACCTGCTGGCCTCGATCGTCGCAGGCTTCGACATCCCCGTCATCGCTGCGGGCGGATTGATGAACGCCGGTGATGTGCGACGGGTGTTGGATGCGGGGGCGGTTGCCGCACAACTCGGGACAGCGTTTTTACTCGCCGACGAGGCCGGCAGCAGCGTGGTGCATCGCAGCGCACTGCAGGATCCGCGTTTCACCGAAACCGCTGTCACCCGGTCATTCTCGGGTCGGTACGCGCGCGGACTCCGCAACCGGTTCATCGACGACCACGACGCCGAGGCGCCGTTCGGTTATCCCGAGCTGCACTACCTGACCAGCCCGGTGCGCGCCGCCTCGGTACGGGCCGGTGATCCGCAGGCCGTCAACGTCTGGGCGGGCACGGGGTTTCGGCAGGCCGAGGCCGCCCCGGTGGCGGCGATCATCGAGAAGCTGACAAAGCGCAGTCGATGATCAGGCTGACCCGGCGGGAGTTCACGCTGGGTCTCGGCGCGACCGTGATGGTGCCGCTGCTTGGTTCCTGCAGCGAACCACGGCCACCCTCGGCGCAGAGTGTGGTGGTTGTCGGAGCGGGAATGGCGGGGCTGGCTGCAGCGCGTCGGCTGACCGACGCCGGAGTCGCGGTGACGGTGCTGGAGGCTCGCAGCCGGATCGGCGGTCGGACCTGGACCGATACCTCGCTCGGTGTGCCCGTCGACCTCGGTGCGGCGTGGCTGCACGGCACCGACGGCAACCCGCTGATGGCGCTAGCCGACGAGATCGGGGCCCGGACCGTGGAGACCGACTTCGAGAATGCCGTGGTGTTCGCCGACGGAACTCCGGTGGCCCCCGCCGTCGTCGAAGCAGCATTGGGCGGCTGGCCGAAGATCATGGACGAGATCTACGATGCGGCCGGGGATGCCGGACCCACCGAGACGGTGGCCGACGCTTTGGCGTCGCGAGTGGATCTCGACGATCCGCTCATGCAGTGGTGTGTGGCGTCCACCATCGAAGCCGAGTATGCCGCCGGCCCCGCCGAACTCTCGCTCCGATGGTTCGGCAGCGAAGGCCAACTCGGTGGTCCAGACGTGATCCTGCCCGGAGGTTATGTACAGCTGGTCGATCATCTTGCACGCGGACTGAAGGTCACGCTGAATGCCGATGTCACCCGAATCGCGTATGGCGACACAGGGGTTCGCGTGGACACCTCACAGGGTGTCTTCGAGGGCGATCGGGTGATCGTCACCGTCCCGCTGGGGGTGCTCAAGGCCGACGTCATCGCCTTCGACCCGCCGCTGCCGGGCGCCAAGCGCCAGGCGATACAGCGGCTCGGGTTCGGGCTTCTCGACAAGGTCGTGCTCAGCTTCGACGAGTCCTTCTGGCCGACCGATCGGGACATGATCGGCATCTCCGGCCGCGATCAACCGGTATCAGACTTGGTCAACGGCCTGCGTTTCACCGACTCCCCGCTGTTGGTGGGCCTGCGGGGAGGGGCGAATGCGCGGGTGCGCGAGGCGCAGTCGGATGAGGAAACGGTCGGGCAGGTGCTCGCGACATTGCGCGCCCCTCAGCCCACCGGCGCGCTCGTCACCCGGTGGGCGGCCGATCCGTTCGCAAGGGGGTCGTACAGCTTCCTCGCCGTCGGGTCGAGTCCGGACGACCAGCGAGCGCTCGCTGAACCGGTGGGTGACCAGCTCGGGTTCGCGGGCGAGGCGACGCACGAAAGTTCTCCGCCACCGTGCACGGCGCCTACCTGAGCGGTCTGCGGGAGGCAGAGCGGATTCTCGGCGCAAATTAGGTAGTGCACTACTGCATTCGGATAGGCCGGCGCCGTCCCACCATTAGCCCATGACGAAGCTGGGGGAGCGTGCGGTCGTTCTGGGAGCGAGCATGGCGGGGCTGTTCGCGGCGAGAGTGCTGGCCGATCGGTTCGAGACGGTCACAGTGGTCGAGCGTGACGTGTTGCTCGACGAACCCGCCAATCGGCGCGGAGTACCGCAGGGCAGGCACGTCCATGTGCTGCTGGCCCGCGGCGCCCAGACCCTGGAGGAGTTCTTCCCGTCCATCCTCGACGAATTGGTCGCCGACGGCGCACCTGTGTGGAACGACGGGAAACTCTCGAGGTTCTATCTGTCCTACAGCGGCCACGTCACCGACCGCACCGGTACGTTCGTCGGCGATCACAAGGCCGTGGCGATGTACATGGCCAGCAGGCCGTTCCTGGAGTGCCACGTCCGACGGCGCCTGACGGAGCTGGACAACGTGACGATCGTGGACGGTCACGATGTGGTCGGACTGACTGCGACGCCGGATCGTGGCCGCGTCAACGGCGTTCGCGTGACTGACCGCGGCGACGGGGCGGAACGGGAGTTGACGGCCGATCTGGTCATGGATGCGATGGGGCGCGCCGCGCATACCCCCGCGTTCCTGGAGAACCTCGGATACGGGCGCCCCACCGAGGACCACGTCGTCATGCACATGAGCTACGTCAGCCAAGCTCTGCGGATCCCGCCTGGCACCTTGGACGAGATGATGGCCATCATCGGCCCCGCCGCGGGCCGACCGACCGGGATGTTCCTCTTCGGCTACGAGAACGACACGTGGATCTTCACGGTCTTCGGGATGGTCGGCCACGAGCCGCCCCGCGATCTGGACGGCATGCTGTCCTTCGCTCAGGACTACAGCCCTCCGCATCTGCTGGCTGCGGTACGCGCCGGCGAACCACTCGCTGCACCGGTGCAGCACCGGATGCCGTCCAGTCAGTGGCGACGCTACGACACGATGCGACGGTTCCCTGACGGCCTGCTCGTCACCGGCGACGCCATCTGCAGTTTCGACCCGATCTACGGGCAGGGGATGTCGGTGGCGGCATTGGATGCGTTGGCTCTACGTGACTGTCTCCGGCGCGGTGTGACCGACCTGCCCCGCCGCTACTTCCGCACCGCTGCGAAGTCGATCGCTGTGCCGTGGCAGCTGGCGGCGGCATCTGATCTGGAGTTTCCGCAGGTGCAGGGTCGCCGTACACCGGTGATGCGCGTGACGAACCGATTCGCCAACTGGGTGCTCACCGCCGCCGAAACCGATTCCCTTGTCGGCGGCCAGTTCTTCAGGGTCACCGGCCTGCTCGATCCCCCGACACGTCTGCTCAACCCGTCGTTCCTTTGGCGGGTCGCTAGGGCCAATCGCCGGTGTGCGTCGGCGAGTCACGCCGACGATTCGACACCGATAGCGGAGATGTTGTCGGATTGACGGCTAACCATGACGGTCGTTCTGGTGCATGGCAATCCGGAGACTGAGGCGTTGTGAACCGCGCCGCTGAACCACTTCTGGGAAACGCTCGGCTAATCCAGCGTTTCGACGATCACGTCGCCGGTCTCCGACCGTGCGTTGACCACTGATGCGGCGTCCTCACTCTCGCGGGTCTGCGGCACCCGCACGACCGTCGTGCCCCACTCCTGCCCGGTGGTGGCATTGACGACGAACGGGCCCGGTGCGGGCAGCGCGAGCTCGATGTCACCGTTGCCCGTCTGCGCGTCCACCGTCGGCGGGGCCTGCGTGAACTCGACATCGACATCTCCTGTGGTGGTGACCGCGCGGAACGACTCGGACACCGCGACGGGTCTGCGGGATGTGACGTCGCCGTGCTCAGTGGTGATGTCGACGTGGCGCGCCGCGCCGTTCAGCACGACGGTGCCGTCGACCGATCGCGCGATCAGTTGGTCGATATCGGCCTGGGCGATCACCACACCCATCTGTTGCTGGGTGGTCACCGTCAATCGGCGTGCCAGCTCCGGAGGGAGCACCAGCGTGACCTCCGAGGCCCGGCCCCAATCCAGGAACGGAGAGGTTTCGGCGTCGATCGTCACCCGCGCCGTCATGTCGTCGGTGCTGACCGACAGCGGGTCTGAGCCGGCGCGGGTGGAGTTGACCATCCGCATGTCCACCCGGGGTTCGCGAACGTCGCGATCGCTGGTGATGCGGATGGCCACCGGAACCGAACCGGTGTCGACCGCGACCGAGCGCAGGGTGCTCGGCAGTGTCTGCGAGTCGGTGACGACCCGGAAGGAGCTGACACCCCACGCGAGCGTCGTCAGCGACACGACGACCCCGGTGATCAGGACAGCGGCGGCGACGACCAGCATCACGCGGACGGCGGTTCGTCCGCCCGGCGACAACGGGGGCGGCGGTGCCGGTGGTGATGGGGGAGCCGGGGGTGGGGCGATGATCGTCACGTCAGAGTCCTTTCAGTACTTCAGGATTCGAGGTACCGCAGCACGGCGAGGACCCGGCGGTTCTCGCTCTCGTCCGGTGCGAGGTTCAGTTTGGTGAAGATGGATGCGATGTGTTTCTCGGCGGACCCGACCGACATGTGCAGAGCTACGGCGATGGCGGAATTGGTCTTGCCTTCGGCCATCAGTTGGAGCACGTCGTGTTCGCGTATGGTCAGCGCGTCGAGGGTGTTGCGTCGATGGGAGCGGGCGAGGATCTGGGACACCACCTCGGGGTCGAGGACGGTACCGCCCGCCCCGACCACACCCACGGCATCGAGGAACGCGGGGACGTCGGCGACCCGGTCCTTCAGCAGATAGCCGAAACCTCTTGTGTCCGAGGCGATCAGATCGGCTGCGTACCGCTCTTCGACGTAGTGGGACAGCACCAGCACGGGTGACTCCGGGTTCTGGCTGCGCAGTAGTGCCGCTGCCCTGATGCCCTCGTCGGTGAAGGTCGGTGGCATCCGCACGTCCAGGATCGCCAGATCGGGTTGCTTGTCGTTGACCAGGCGCAACAGGTTCGTGGCATCGGGTACGCCGGCGACCACCTCGTGGCCGGCGTCGGTGAGGATGCGCTCGATCCCGGCACGCAGCAGCGCCGAATCCTCGGCGATCACTATCCGCATGGCAGCACCGCGGTGACGATGGTGGGTCCGGTGGCCGGGCTGGAAACCGCGAACGTGCCCCGGGCGGCGCGCACCCGTTCGTCGAGGCCGCGCAGTCCGGTGGCATCGACGTTGGTGTCGTCCACGATCCATGCACCTCCGTGGCCGTCGTCGAACACCGTGACGTGCAACTGATTCGCGGGTTCCTCGAGTCGTACGGTGACCGCGGCGTGCGAGGCGCCGGCGTGGCGCGTGACGTTCGTCAGCGCCTCGGCGACAACAAAGTACGCGCATGCCTCGACTTCGTCGGGCAGTCGGCGCGGCAGGTGCACACTCAGCGTCGTCGGCACCCCGGAGTTCACCGCGCGCTGCACCACCGAGGACAGTGCGGCGTCGAGGCCGCGGTCCGACAGGATGGTCGGCGCGATGCCGCGCACCACATTTCGGAGCTCCACCAGGGCACTCTTGGCGTCCTCGTGGGCCTCGGTGATCAAGGCTTTCGCGGCAGGCAGGTCGGTGTCGAGCTTGGTCTGAGCCAGGCCGATCGTCATCGCCAACGACACCAGCCTCGGCTGGACGCTGTCGTGCAGGTCGCGTTCGATGCGGTGCCGTTCGGTCTGCGCGGACGTCACCGCACCCTGACGGGCATCGGCGAGTGCACTGACCTGATATTGCAGTTCGGCGGTCGGCGACGGGGACAACAGCCAGCGGTCGATGGTCGCGTCGAGCGCGGGTGCGAAGACCAGCAACGCGGCGGCCGCGGCCAGCGCCACCGCAGCCAACAGCCAGGCCACCGGCGTGGGCAGGAACGACAGCCCGGCCTCGGCGTCACTGTTGCCGATGGCGATCGCCGCCGCCGGTGCCAGGAACCCGAACGCGAGTAGCGCCAGAGCCAGACCGGTGACCAGGACGTCGTAGGTCATCCGGAGGTAGTGGTGGGCCACCGACTTCCAGAACCGGGCGCTGCTGACGTCCAGCCAGAGCTGATGGGCCCAGCGCTGAAAGCCGGTGTAGTGCGAAAGCTTCCGCGGCGGGCTGCCGATGCCCATGCCGAACACCGCTTCGCTGCGTACCCGCTCGATGCGGTCGACCCCGCGGATCAGGTAGATGAAGACCACCCCGGCCACCAGGAAGCCGACGATGCTCGGGATCGACGAGATGCCGATGATCAGGATTGCCAACGGGATCCAGAACCACACCGTCGCCAGAGCACCGCCGGTGATCATGGACGCGCTCGGCACGAGCCCGATCGCGCGGGTGCGCGGCGGCGGATCGGTGGGTGGCTGCGCGACGCCGGAACCCGGATCGGTCACGGCATCCATGTCGGTCACTGCGGTCATGGACTCCAACCTAGGGACCTGCGCGGGCGCGCGACACAGCGTTTTCCCCAGATTCCAGCGGGGGATAACCCCCGGACGAGTCGCGGTGGCCATACTGACTCCATGACCGGCGACCGGCCCAACCCTCTCGGTTACCTCGGGCCCAATTGGTTCGCCTCGGTGATGGGCACGGGCATCGTCGCCACGGCCGGCGCGACGCTGCCGGTACACGTCCCGGGATTGCGGACGTTCGCACTGGTGGTCTGGGTGGCCTCGGCGGTCTGGTTGGTGCTGCTCATCGTCGCGATGATCGCCCACTGGGTGCGTAACCCCACGGTGGCCCGCAGTCACGCCCGCAACCCGCAGATGGCGCACTTCTACGGGGCCGCTCCGATGGCCCTGCTGACCGTCGGTGCCGGGGCACTGCTGGTCGGTCACGACCTGATCGGCGACCGTGCCGCGGTGAACCTGGCCTGGGTGTTGTGGACCGCAGGGACCGTCGGCGGCCTGTTCACCGCGATGAGCATCCCTTTCATGATGTTCACCCAGTACCGCGTTGAACCCGACGCCGCGTTCGGCGGGTGGCTGATGCCGGTGGTGCCGCCGATGGTATCGGCCGCGACGGGCGCGATGCTGATCCCGCACATGGCGCCGGGAACCGGCCGCACCACGATGTTCTACGGCTGCTTCGCGATGTTCGGGCTGTCGCTGATCGCGTCATTGATCATCATCACCATCATCTGGAGTCGGTTGGCGCACTTCGGCACATCAGGAACCGCGCGGGTGCCCACACTGTGGATCGTTCTCGGGCCGCTGGGCCAATCGATCACCGTCGCAGGTCTTCTCGCCACCGATGCGGCCCTCGCCGTCGACCAGCAGCTCGCCGACGGGATGAGCATCTTCGCGATTCTGTACGGGGTTCCGGTGTGGGGATTCGCCGTGCTGTGGATCGGGTTGGCCACCGCGTTGACCGTGCGGACCCTGCGCCGCGGGATGCCGTTCGCGCTGACCTGGTGGAGCCTGACGTTCCCGGTCGGCACGTTCGTCACCGGGACGACGCAGTTGGCTGTGCACACCGGTCTGCCGGCATTCCGGATCGCCGCGGCGATCGCTTACGTCGGGTTGCTGGGTACCTGGTGTCTGGTCGGGGTGCGTACCTTCGGCGGTGGCATGAGGGGCGGCCTGTTCGCGCCACCGGCAGCCGATCCGATCCGGGCGCAGAAGGACCCGCCCGCCGCGGATCCGGCGCGCTGATGCCCCACTGCGGTCGGTAGCCGCGCCCTGTTCGCCCGGCGTGCCAGAATCGCCGACGTGGATATCGGAATGACGATGCCGGTGATGGAGCCCAACCTCGACGCCGCAATGCTGAAGTCGTGGGCGCTGCTCGTCGACAGCGGCCCGTTCTCCTCGCTGTGCTGGGGCGAGCGGATGGCGTTCGACAACCCCGAGAGCCTGACGCTTCTCGGGGCCTTGGGCGCCTGGACCGACCGGGTCCAGCTGGTGACCACGGTGATCATCCCGCAGTTGCACGACCCGGTGATGCTGGCCAAGGCGCTGGCCACCGGCGACATGCTCAGCGGCGGCCGGCTCACCGTCGGGGTCGGCGTGGGTGGGCGCCACGAGGACTACGTCGCCGCCGGCGCGGATCCCGCAACCCAGACGATGCGCGAGATGGCCGAGCGGGTGGCCGTGATGAAACGTGTATGGGCCGGTGAGAAGGTGACCGACTCGACGCTGCCGGTGGGCCCACCGCCGGTACAGACGGGTGGTCCGAAGCTGATGGTGGGCACGCTGGGGCCCAAGACGACGCGCCATGCCGCCGCGTGGGCCGACGGGCTCGCCGGCACCACCCTGGATCTGGACACCGACCAACAGAACGAACTGTTCGACATCGCCCGGGATGCCTGGCGGCAGGCGGGTAAGGGCGCACCGCACCTGGCGACATCGTTCTGGTTCGCGATCGGCGACGGCGACGAACCACGCGCACAGGTGCATCGCCACCTCCGTCGCTATATGAACTGGATTCCCGCGGAGTTCGTCGATGCGATGGCGCCGACCACCGGCTGGGCCGGCACCGAAGACGAACTGCACGCGGTGCTGCAAAGCTTCGCCGACATCGGCACCGACGAGGTACACCTGATCCCGACGAGTTCGGACATCGACCAGGTGCGCCGGGTCGCCGACGTGGTTCGAGACTTCGGCTGAGTCGCGGTGGCATGCTCTGGGTATGGGGACTGACAGAGCCTTGCCGCCGATCGTTTCGCGCGCCGAATGGGAGAGCGCCCGCGCCGACTTGCTGGTCCGTGAGAAGGAACTCTTCCGGCTGAAAGACTCGGTCAGTGCTGCCCGTCGCCGGCTACCGATGGTGCAGATCGAGACGCCGTACCTGTTCGACACCGAGTCGGGCCCGGTGACGCTGCCGGATCTCTTCGACGGCCGCAGTCAGCTGATCATGCAGCACTTCATGTTCGGGTCCGACTGGGATGAAGGCTGCTCGGGCTGTTCGATGATGGCCGACCACATCGGCCCGCTGGCTCACCTGCACGCCAAAGACACCTCGTTCGTGATGGTGTCGCACGCCCCGGTGGGCAAGCTGATCGCGTTCAAGGACCGGATGGGCTGGGACCTGCCGTGGGTGTCGTCGGGGCGCACGACGTTCAACGAGGACTTCCACGCCACGGTCGACGGCGAGGAACACCATTCGATCAGCGTTTTCCTACGAGACGGTGACCGGGTGTTCCACACCTGGCAGACGTTCAACCGCGGCGAGGAACCGTTCATGCTGGTGTTCGACCTGCTCGACCTGACCCCGTATGGCCGTCAGGAGACCTGGGAGAACTCGCCCGAGGGTTGGCCGCAGCAGCCGCCCTACGAGTGGATGCGGTTGCACGACGCCTACTGAATGCGACCGCCGTCCGAGGGATGTCTGCGCGGCTTCCGCACCACGAAGGTGCCCCCGGCCAGCCGGTCGTGGAACCCTTGACGGGTGGGGCTGTTGCTGATCGACACACCGATGGCGATGTAGCCGCCGAGCGTGATCACGGCCAACACCGCGTCAACGGCGGCGATGCCGGTCAGCGAACCGAAATAGAGCAATGTCTGCGGGCAATTGCGGATCACCGCTGCCCGGAAGGAAGGTCGACTCCGCCCGTTGGGGTCGACAACACGAAGTTTGCACAGCAGCATGCCAGGCGAGGCGCCGAGCCCGGACTGCCAAGCACCAAACCAGAGGAGCAAGATC from Mycobacterium sp. DL includes:
- a CDS encoding RrF2 family transcriptional regulator, which produces MRMSAKAEYAVRAMVQLATVDDGTVVKTDDLAKAQGIPAQFLVDILSDLRTDRLVRSHRGREGGYELARAAAEISIADVLRCIDGPLASVRDIGLGDLPYAGPTAALTDVWRALRASMRSVLEQTTLADVAAGALPEHVCVLADDYRGQEEARGHSIG
- a CDS encoding 3'(2'),5'-bisphosphate nucleotidase CysQ yields the protein MSDEHELAARLATEAGDLLLDVREELAEATAEERKAAGDKRSHDFLMAALSAERPDDAVLSEEGVDDPVRLAAHRVWIVDPLDGTREFSELGRADWAVHVALWERNGTGGELIAGAVALPAQGMTLATPTVAAPPAAPEAPRIVVSRTRPPAVALEVRDALNGVLVEMGSAGAKVASVVQGLSDVYVHAGGQYEWDSAAPVAVARAAGLHTSRIDGSPLIYNQRDSKLPDLIVCRPEYADAVLAVTAR
- a CDS encoding response regulator transcription factor, with product MRIVIAEDSALLRAGIERILTDAGHEVVAGVPDATNLLRLVNDKQPDLAILDVRMPPTFTDEGIRAAALLRSQNPESPVLVLSHYVEERYAADLIASDTRGFGYLLKDRVADVPAFLDAVGVVGAGGTVLDPEVVSQILARSHRRNTLDALTIREHDVLQLMAEGKTNSAIAVALHMSVGSAEKHIASIFTKLNLAPDESENRRVLAVLRYLES
- a CDS encoding isochorismatase family protein, which translates into the protein MSDLNTLRAMSGLPLEPVGLADSALVLIDCQNTYTRGVMELEGVQAALDEAAALLDRARTAGIPVIHIQHDDGGGLYDIAGESGAIVAQVAPRDAEPVVVKNYPNSFVKTELDGLLKTVDASNLVLAGFMTHMCVNSTARGAFNLGYSPTVVAAATATRALPGVGEDAVPAAAMQSASLAAMADLFAVVVAGSADIPD
- a CDS encoding 2-polyprenyl-6-methoxyphenol hydroxylase-like oxidoreductase is translated as MTKLGERAVVLGASMAGLFAARVLADRFETVTVVERDVLLDEPANRRGVPQGRHVHVLLARGAQTLEEFFPSILDELVADGAPVWNDGKLSRFYLSYSGHVTDRTGTFVGDHKAVAMYMASRPFLECHVRRRLTELDNVTIVDGHDVVGLTATPDRGRVNGVRVTDRGDGAERELTADLVMDAMGRAAHTPAFLENLGYGRPTEDHVVMHMSYVSQALRIPPGTLDEMMAIIGPAAGRPTGMFLFGYENDTWIFTVFGMVGHEPPRDLDGMLSFAQDYSPPHLLAAVRAGEPLAAPVQHRMPSSQWRRYDTMRRFPDGLLVTGDAICSFDPIYGQGMSVAALDALALRDCLRRGVTDLPRRYFRTAAKSIAVPWQLAAASDLEFPQVQGRRTPVMRVTNRFANWVLTAAETDSLVGGQFFRVTGLLDPPTRLLNPSFLWRVARANRRCASASHADDSTPIAEMLSD
- a CDS encoding nitronate monooxygenase, which produces MVFDFRDLAVPVLVAPMAGGPSTPELVAAAADAGGMGFVPAGYLTAEVFAERVQAAQRLTTGPVGANLFAPQPSAATAAAITAYAEALAPEAHRYDVALGEPRFDDDDWEAKLEVLLDLRPAVASFTFGLPSADERRRLTDAGITTVGTVTSVAEAELAVGCGVDVVVAQGPSAGGHRGTFDPTASPAEEPLDDLLASIVAGFDIPVIAAGGLMNAGDVRRVLDAGAVAAQLGTAFLLADEAGSSVVHRSALQDPRFTETAVTRSFSGRYARGLRNRFIDDHDAEAPFGYPELHYLTSPVRAASVRAGDPQAVNVWAGTGFRQAEAAPVAAIIEKLTKRSR
- a CDS encoding histidine kinase, which produces MDAVTDPGSGVAQPPTDPPPRTRAIGLVPSASMITGGALATVWFWIPLAILIIGISSIPSIVGFLVAGVVFIYLIRGVDRIERVRSEAVFGMGIGSPPRKLSHYTGFQRWAHQLWLDVSSARFWKSVAHHYLRMTYDVLVTGLALALLAFGFLAPAAAIAIGNSDAEAGLSFLPTPVAWLLAAVALAAAAALLVFAPALDATIDRWLLSPSPTAELQYQVSALADARQGAVTSAQTERHRIERDLHDSVQPRLVSLAMTIGLAQTKLDTDLPAAKALITEAHEDAKSALVELRNVVRGIAPTILSDRGLDAALSSVVQRAVNSGVPTTLSVHLPRRLPDEVEACAYFVVAEALTNVTRHAGASHAAVTVRLEEPANQLHVTVFDDGHGGAWIVDDTNVDATGLRGLDERVRAARGTFAVSSPATGPTIVTAVLPCG
- a CDS encoding TDT family transporter, which translates into the protein MTGDRPNPLGYLGPNWFASVMGTGIVATAGATLPVHVPGLRTFALVVWVASAVWLVLLIVAMIAHWVRNPTVARSHARNPQMAHFYGAAPMALLTVGAGALLVGHDLIGDRAAVNLAWVLWTAGTVGGLFTAMSIPFMMFTQYRVEPDAAFGGWLMPVVPPMVSAATGAMLIPHMAPGTGRTTMFYGCFAMFGLSLIASLIIITIIWSRLAHFGTSGTARVPTLWIVLGPLGQSITVAGLLATDAALAVDQQLADGMSIFAILYGVPVWGFAVLWIGLATALTVRTLRRGMPFALTWWSLTFPVGTFVTGTTQLAVHTGLPAFRIAAAIAYVGLLGTWCLVGVRTFGGGMRGGLFAPPAADPIRAQKDPPAADPAR
- a CDS encoding LLM class flavin-dependent oxidoreductase — protein: MTMPVMEPNLDAAMLKSWALLVDSGPFSSLCWGERMAFDNPESLTLLGALGAWTDRVQLVTTVIIPQLHDPVMLAKALATGDMLSGGRLTVGVGVGGRHEDYVAAGADPATQTMREMAERVAVMKRVWAGEKVTDSTLPVGPPPVQTGGPKLMVGTLGPKTTRHAAAWADGLAGTTLDLDTDQQNELFDIARDAWRQAGKGAPHLATSFWFAIGDGDEPRAQVHRHLRRYMNWIPAEFVDAMAPTTGWAGTEDELHAVLQSFADIGTDEVHLIPTSSDIDQVRRVADVVRDFG
- a CDS encoding DUF899 domain-containing protein, encoding MGTDRALPPIVSRAEWESARADLLVREKELFRLKDSVSAARRRLPMVQIETPYLFDTESGPVTLPDLFDGRSQLIMQHFMFGSDWDEGCSGCSMMADHIGPLAHLHAKDTSFVMVSHAPVGKLIAFKDRMGWDLPWVSSGRTTFNEDFHATVDGEEHHSISVFLRDGDRVFHTWQTFNRGEEPFMLVFDLLDLTPYGRQETWENSPEGWPQQPPYEWMRLHDAY
- a CDS encoding FAD-dependent oxidoreductase, translating into MIRLTRREFTLGLGATVMVPLLGSCSEPRPPSAQSVVVVGAGMAGLAAARRLTDAGVAVTVLEARSRIGGRTWTDTSLGVPVDLGAAWLHGTDGNPLMALADEIGARTVETDFENAVVFADGTPVAPAVVEAALGGWPKIMDEIYDAAGDAGPTETVADALASRVDLDDPLMQWCVASTIEAEYAAGPAELSLRWFGSEGQLGGPDVILPGGYVQLVDHLARGLKVTLNADVTRIAYGDTGVRVDTSQGVFEGDRVIVTVPLGVLKADVIAFDPPLPGAKRQAIQRLGFGLLDKVVLSFDESFWPTDRDMIGISGRDQPVSDLVNGLRFTDSPLLVGLRGGANARVREAQSDEETVGQVLATLRAPQPTGALVTRWAADPFARGSYSFLAVGSSPDDQRALAEPVGDQLGFAGEATHESSPPPCTAPT